In Aureibaculum algae, the following are encoded in one genomic region:
- a CDS encoding ATP-dependent DNA helicase RecQ, which produces MTNLNLHDALKQYFGFTKFKGLQEQVIRSIINKEDVFVIMPTGGGKSLCYQLPALIQEGTAIVVSPLIALMKNQVDAIRGISEDEGIAHVLNSSLNKGDVARVMNDIKSGVTKLLYVAPESLTKEEYIDFLKTQKISFVAIDEAHCISEWGHDFRPEYRNLKKIIERIDDVPIIGLTATATPKVQEDILKNLAITDATTYKASFNRPNLYYEIRPKTKDVEKDIIRFVRDFKDKSGIIYCLSRKKVEEIANVLIVNGIKAVPYHAGLDGKTRAKHQDMFLMEDVDVVVATIAFGMGIDKPDVRFVIHHDIPKSLESYYQETGRGGRDGGEGHCLAFYAYKDIEKLEKFLSGKPVAEQEIGHALLQEVVSYAETSMSRRKFLLHYFGEEFDEKNGDGADMDDNVRNPKKKVEAKNEVKILLETIRDTKEEYKSKEVVNTLIGKSNALLKSRRTDEQTYFGVGKNKENVFWMALIRQVLVAGYISKEIEQYGVLKIPQKGLDYIENPTSFMMTEDHFYGDDDNSNIITNSKASGAAVDQQLMSMLKDLRKKVGKRKNVPPFAVFQDPSMEDMTMKYPINLEELANVHGVGEGKAKKYGKEFVDLIQRYVTDNDITRPDDLIVKTTGVNSALKLYIIQNTDRKLPLIDIAKSKGLSMIELTKEMERIVYSGTKININYSLDDLLDEDQQEEIHDYFMEADTDKIQEALDEFDGDYDEEELRLMRIKFISEVAN; this is translated from the coding sequence GTGACAAATTTAAACTTACACGACGCCTTAAAACAATATTTTGGATTCACCAAATTTAAAGGTTTACAAGAGCAAGTTATTAGAAGTATTATAAATAAAGAAGATGTCTTTGTTATAATGCCTACTGGTGGCGGAAAATCTTTATGCTATCAATTACCGGCATTAATACAAGAAGGTACCGCAATTGTAGTATCGCCTTTAATCGCTTTGATGAAGAATCAAGTAGATGCCATAAGAGGTATTTCTGAAGATGAAGGTATTGCCCATGTGCTAAATTCTTCCTTAAATAAAGGAGATGTGGCACGGGTAATGAATGATATAAAATCAGGCGTAACAAAATTATTATATGTAGCTCCAGAATCTTTAACGAAAGAGGAATACATTGATTTTTTAAAAACTCAAAAAATATCCTTTGTAGCTATTGATGAAGCCCATTGTATTTCTGAATGGGGACATGACTTTAGACCTGAATATAGAAATCTTAAAAAAATAATTGAACGTATAGATGATGTTCCTATTATAGGACTTACCGCTACGGCTACTCCAAAAGTTCAAGAAGATATTTTAAAGAATTTAGCCATTACAGATGCTACAACTTATAAAGCTTCTTTTAACCGACCTAATTTATATTATGAAATAAGGCCAAAAACTAAAGATGTAGAAAAAGATATTATCAGATTTGTTCGAGATTTTAAAGACAAGTCAGGAATTATTTACTGTCTAAGTAGAAAAAAAGTTGAAGAGATAGCAAATGTGCTCATCGTTAACGGAATAAAGGCTGTACCTTATCATGCAGGTTTAGATGGTAAAACCAGAGCCAAACATCAAGATATGTTTTTGATGGAAGATGTAGATGTCGTAGTAGCTACTATTGCTTTTGGAATGGGGATAGATAAACCTGATGTTCGTTTTGTAATACATCATGATATTCCTAAAAGTTTAGAAAGTTATTATCAAGAAACTGGTAGAGGTGGTAGAGATGGTGGCGAAGGTCATTGCCTTGCTTTTTATGCCTATAAGGATATTGAAAAGTTAGAAAAATTCTTGTCTGGAAAACCTGTTGCCGAGCAAGAAATTGGTCATGCCTTGCTACAAGAGGTGGTTTCTTATGCAGAAACATCAATGTCTCGTCGTAAATTTTTATTGCACTATTTTGGAGAAGAATTTGATGAGAAAAATGGTGACGGAGCTGATATGGATGATAATGTTAGAAATCCGAAAAAGAAAGTAGAGGCTAAAAATGAGGTTAAAATATTATTAGAAACCATAAGAGATACAAAAGAAGAATACAAGTCTAAAGAAGTAGTTAATACTTTAATAGGAAAGTCAAATGCTTTATTAAAATCAAGAAGAACTGACGAACAAACTTATTTTGGTGTAGGAAAAAATAAAGAAAACGTATTTTGGATGGCTTTAATTCGTCAAGTATTGGTAGCAGGCTATATATCTAAAGAAATTGAACAATACGGTGTATTGAAAATCCCTCAAAAAGGTTTAGATTATATTGAAAACCCAACGTCATTTATGATGACTGAAGATCATTTTTATGGAGATGATGATAATAGCAATATTATTACAAACAGTAAAGCATCTGGAGCCGCAGTTGATCAACAGCTCATGTCTATGTTAAAAGATTTACGTAAAAAAGTGGGGAAACGTAAAAATGTACCCCCTTTTGCCGTTTTTCAAGACCCTTCGATGGAAGACATGACCATGAAGTACCCCATTAACCTAGAAGAATTAGCTAATGTACATGGTGTAGGTGAAGGTAAAGCAAAAAAATACGGTAAAGAATTTGTAGACTTAATTCAGCGTTATGTTACCGATAATGACATCACAAGACCTGATGATCTTATTGTAAAAACAACGGGTGTTAATTCCGCTTTAAAATTATATATTATACAAAATACCGATAGAAAACTTCCATTGATAGATATCGCAAAATCAAAGGGCTTATCAATGATTGAGCTTACCAAAGAGATGGAACGTATTGTTTATTCAGGTACTAAAATAAATATTAATTATAGTTTAGACGATTTACTTGATGAAGATCAGCAAGAAGAAATTCATGATTATTTTATGGAAGCTGATACTGATAAAATTCAAGAAGCACTCGATGAGTTTGATGGCGATTATGATGAAGAAGAATTACGTCTAATGCGAATTAAATTTATAAGTGAAGTAGCCAATTAA
- a CDS encoding KpsF/GutQ family sugar-phosphate isomerase has protein sequence MNTKKDILEIAKNSITIESKAIANLINFLNKDFENAVKFILKSKGRVIVTGIGKSANIATKIVATLNSTGTPSIFMHAADAIHGDLGIVQKDDIVICISKSGNTPEIKVLLPLIKDSKNKIIAITGNLESYLATQADFVLNSFVEQEACPNNLAPTTSTTAQLVMGDALAICLLEMKDFTSKDFAKYHPGGTLGKRLYLRVSDLIEKNTKPIVKPDDSITTVIIEISEKRLGATAVIENGAIIGIITDGDIRRMLRNSNDFTHLTAKEIMGKNPKVIGSDAMAVAALNIMESNNITQLLVADGEEYKGVVHLHDLIKEGII, from the coding sequence TTGAATACTAAAAAAGATATTTTAGAAATTGCCAAAAATAGTATTACTATCGAAAGTAAGGCGATAGCGAATTTAATAAATTTTTTGAACAAAGATTTCGAAAATGCTGTTAAATTTATTCTTAAATCGAAAGGTCGCGTTATTGTTACAGGGATTGGTAAAAGTGCCAATATTGCCACAAAAATAGTTGCAACGTTAAATTCAACAGGAACTCCTTCAATATTTATGCACGCGGCAGATGCAATTCATGGTGATTTAGGGATTGTACAAAAAGATGATATAGTGATCTGTATTTCAAAAAGTGGTAATACACCAGAAATAAAAGTGTTATTACCATTAATAAAAGATTCAAAAAATAAAATTATTGCCATTACTGGTAATTTAGAATCCTATTTGGCTACCCAAGCCGATTTTGTTTTAAACTCTTTTGTTGAACAAGAAGCTTGTCCAAATAACTTGGCACCAACTACCAGTACTACCGCTCAATTGGTTATGGGTGATGCGTTGGCCATTTGTTTGTTGGAAATGAAAGATTTTACAAGTAAAGATTTTGCAAAATATCACCCAGGTGGTACATTGGGCAAAAGATTATATCTTAGAGTTTCTGATTTGATAGAGAAAAATACAAAGCCTATTGTAAAACCAGATGATTCAATTACCACGGTAATTATTGAGATTTCAGAAAAACGATTGGGAGCTACTGCTGTCATTGAAAATGGTGCTATTATCGGTATAATTACCGATGGTGATATAAGAAGAATGCTTAGAAATAGTAACGACTTTACCCACTTGACAGCAAAAGAAATTATGGGTAAAAACCCAAAAGTTATCGGGTCAGATGCTATGGCTGTTGCGGCACTAAATATTATGGAGAGCAATAATATTACACAATTATTGGTTGCGGATGGCGAAGAATATAAAGGAGTAGTACATTTACATGATTTAATAAAAGAAGGTATAATTTAA